CACTTCTCCAGCCTGTCTTTCGTCCCGCATTCAACCATCCCATCGCAAGCCAAGTCAAGTTCCGATTCTAGGCCTTCGGCGCTTCCATGCCTACCTAAAGTTTACACTCACATGACATTTACAACCTCTTCCAACTTTACTCCTCAACcgtaaaaaaaaaaaaaaaaaacaacctcttcctctACGACTTCTACCATCAACCAACCACCTACAATGGCGAACCGTCAGATGGCCCGCGACATGCAAGTCGAGTTCCAGGCTCGCTTCCAAGCCAAGCAGGCTCGCCGCGAGGCTCAAAAGGCAGCCAAGCAGGACCCCAtcctgaagaagcagatccaggaccttctcaagaagggcgagaCGCAGAAGGCTTATCAGAAGGCCAAGATGCTGCTGTCGAAGCAGGCGCTTGCTCAGCAGATGGATCAGATGGCTGATATGGCCGAGTTGTCTGCTGCGCAGATTCAGGCCAACAACTCGATGAACCGCATGACACAGATGATGGCCCAGTCATCACGAACTATGAATGTGGCCCAGAAGAACACCAACCCCGAAAAGGTGAGCACATTGTTATCCATACAATATCGACCGACACTAACAGTAGCCTAGACCCTCGTTACTCTCGAGCAGTTCAAGCAGCAAAACGAAGAATACGCCATGTCCAACGGCATCTACCAAGACGCCATCACCCAGTCTACCTCCACCCAAGTCGGCGAGGATGCTGTCCACGAACTTCTCGGCAAGCTTGCCGACGACGCtggccttgagctcagcAAGGAACTCAACCAAGCGACACCTTCGAACGCCGAACCCCAGCAGACCAACGAGCCtactgctgaggaggaggataagcTCCAGCAGAGGCTGCGAGCCCTGCGTGCATAGTCTTGCTGCTCGTCACAGGACTTGCCTCGTTTGGCACTTTTTAACTCCAATTATTTTATGCGATAGGGTGGCATGACAaattcatcatgatcaacTTTTGGAGAGGTACGTTTTCTTGGTCAAGGTTTGGCGTTGGGGTTTCTGGTGGCGACATAaattcatcttcatctccaacttcGAGAATGAAGGCAATTTTTCTTTATTGTTTATCAATATCATACATTAGACATGACACTCGCACTCCCTTTTCTCCTACATGCTCGTGACGTACATTGCACGCTCCGTACAAATGCCAGATACTCCAAACCATGCTGGGCTTACATGTAGAGACTTGCCACTGCTGTGATATCCCTCTTGATCATTTCCTGTGCCTGTTGCATCTTCTGATATAGTTCGGGATCACCCACAATTCTCGCCGCGTTCTTCACCTCGCGACATGTCTCATCCAGTCGTGTAATCGTTCGTACAATCGTGCCTTCAAGGACGTCGGTCAAGCcggtgatgttcttgaagctCATACCTCGAGCCCACTCGTAGACCACTTCCATGATTCCGAACCGTGGTCGAGAAACAAAGTCATTTGAGTCATCAGCAGACTGAATGACTTGCAGTCGGGTCTGCACATCGTTCACCTTCTCGGAGATGGCAACAATCTTCTCCTTTCCTCGCTCGAGGTTGCCAGTCAGGGATGGTTCTATGTCGGTCTTCTCTTGGAATACAAACGCCGAAAGGAGAGCGGCAATTTCGGCGGGTTCGTAGTCGGCGAGGACGTTGTCAAGAATGAGCTCAGTCAGGACCAGTTCATCACCAGAATGAATCTCGCAGGcgaccttgcccttgagctGGATCCGAGTGGCATCATCGATGAAGCCAAGTTCCTTAAGCACTTGAACTCGCTGTTCGTAATCGGGTAGAAGTTGAAGGTTCTGATCAGACAATGACTGCTTCAGCTGAGAGATATGATCCTTGATGAGCCACTCATCGTGACACATAGCGAACTGTCCATATCGTTAGGACTGAGGTCTTTCAAGGAGGTTGAGGTAAACTTACGTGCTTCAAGAAGTCTGGACACTTCTCAGCCGGTGAATTCGATATCGTCTTGACCAACTCAACTCTCTTCTCCACAATCTCCTGTAGTTGCAATTGCTTGATTCGAGAGAGATCGAGTTCCTCCCATCGATCGTCCCACGAACCACAAAGCTCTTGCAGTTTGTCCTTCGCTTTCTGATAGCCATCTCCGCCCTGGAAGATCTCAGGAACAATACCCTTGGTCACCCATCTTGTGAGACACTCCACGTCACTTAGAGGAACGTGAAGAGTCTTGGTCTGCACTCGCTTCTTACTCTTGGGAAGTTCGTGGAGGTACTTGCGGAATGCAGGGATGAAAGGAAGCTGATCGgtagcatctcgtcgatctcGAAGTGACTTGATGGCGCATACGTGTAGTGTTGGATCCTCCGTCGTTCCTTTATTACTAACTCCGTCTGCGAGGAGGATGCCGATAGAGCGAATGCCGTCCCAGTTGAAGACGACAAGGCGGTGCTGAGAGAACATTCTACGTCCAATGGGGATAGATAGCAGACCCTTGTACAGCTCAAATGTGAGTCTTTTGAAGTCTTGGGAAGCTTGATGGCATTCATCCATCGAGACGTCGCAGATCTTGCAAGAATCtctcttgaccttggccAAATCTGCTTGCGCTAGCTTCACGTCCTTCTCGTGTTCGGGGAGCAACTGTTGAGTGGCGTGTTCAGAGAAACTGCGCTTGATCATCTCTTCGATCTTCAACGCCTCCACTCGGAGGAGATTTAGAATCATGTTGTATGTCAGTCGGAACTGTGACCGCAACTTAGACGGCTCTCCCAGAATCATGTTTCGGAGATCTGCAACAGGAGGGGCATCGTCCAAGCCTCCTGGTGGCACAATGATGACTGAACCAACAGTATCCAGACCACGACGACCAGCACGACCGGCCATCTGAGTGTACTCTCCTGGTAATAGATTTCGGAACGAGTGTCCGTCATGCTTACGGTATCCAGAGAATACTACTGTTCGTGTAGGAAGGTTAAGACCCATAGCAAATGTTTCTGTAGCGAACAGTACCTTGACCAATGTCTGGGCGAACAAGATCTCAACCAGCTCCTTGACAATGGGCAACAGTCCACCATGATGAACAGCAATGCCTCGGCTTAGAAGTTCCCTCAACCTGATGATCTGTGGAAGCTGTCGGTCGTCAGGCTTTAACCGCGCAACTGATTTTTCGATGATCATGTGAATATGgctcttctcagcagcagtgCAGAAGTCTTGGTTGCTGAGGGCATCTGCGTTCTCCTCACATCGCTTTTtcgagaagacgaagataCAAGCTGGCAGGAGAGTTGACTTCTTGAGATACTGGACAAGATGAACCCAAAGGTTCTTGTCTTGCGCAACAGATGTGAAACCTCCAGCACGACCCCCACGACCCATGTGACCTGGAGCATGGCTTGCTCGTGGTGGTCCGCCCCGACCACGTTGCTGATTACCTCCTCTCTGCTGTTGACCTCCTCCACGTCCACCACGCTGGGGACCGCCTCGTTGAGTACCACCACGTTGATTGCCACGAGGATTGCCTCCACGAGTGGCGACAGTAGTCTCTGCAGGCTTCGGCTTGTCCTTTCCTTGAATAGCAAAGTGTGCGTCCTTCCAGCCCTTTTCGATGAACTTCTTCTCTGAGTCAACGATCTTGTGGATGTTTTTTCCTGCCCAGAGATAATGCTCCAGGGGAACGGGTCGCTTCGGTGTAGAAATAACGTAGATGTCTTTCTGCTTCGTTCGTCCGACCCACGAAGCAAACTCCTTAGTGTTTGGAACTGTGGCGGACAGTAGAATGAGAGACACATGTTCGGGCAGCATGATAATGACCTCTTCCCAGACAACACCTCGCTCAAAATCGTTGACATAGTGGACTTCGTCGAAGATAACAAACTCGACGTCTCGGATCAGATCAGCTCCTCGGTAGAGCATACTTCGAAGAATTTCcgttgtcatgatgaggcAACTAGCCTCAGGATTGATCTGAACATCACCAGTGAGAATACCCACCTCGTCAAAGGTCTGTCGAAAGTCGCGGAACTTCTGGTTACTCAGTGCCTTGATTGGCGAAGTGTAAATGGCCTTCGTCATGTGTTTAGCAGCCAGTGCGATTGCGTACTCTGCTACAACAGTCTTGCCAGCTGAAGTATGCGCTGCAACGAATACTGAATCGCCGTTCTCCAGGTGGTACACTGCTTCCTTCTGGAAAGTGTCGAGTTCGAAAGGCCACTCTCTAGCCATGTCAGGTACGAGCTCTCTGAAGTTGGACATATCATGGTTAATGTCGACCATATGCGCCCACTCGCGACCGGCCTTGCGAGCACTCGAGGCTGCAAGAACTCCATGAGGTTCCAGGGCGGGGAACTCAACAGGCAGAATGTCGTCgatatcatcgccatcctcaCCATTTTCGTCGGGAGTTGCATCCGGAGTAGTAACGTCTGTTGAAGCTTCATTACCACCTTCTTCGACCTTGGCGTCTTCTGGGTCTTCTTCGAGTACCTTCTTAACAGCGTTCGcatcttcttggctgatACTTGTCTTTTTCTTAGTGAAGTCAATTCCTCTGCTCATTCCAGGAGCCTTCTCTAGTAGTCCACCCTCGGCACCAAGCTGGATCACTCGTTCAAGCTTGTTTCCTGTAGAGCTAGTCTCTGTAGCCCCTCCTGTAATACCTGTGTGAACTTGATCCTCAAATGCCGCCGTTGCTTCGATACCCTCAAGACCACCAGGAGCGAAGGGAAAGAAGCCCGCGGCGCCTCTCACGAAGTCAGCCCGGTTGGCAGGCTTTCGGGACAGACTTGTCGAGTTCTTGGCCGTGGCACTGTTTGCGGGGACAGTGACGTTCTTGTAGCCTGTAACACGACCTTCAAGTCCATGACGCTGGAATCTGGTGAGAGTTCGAGTATGCGGCGGTGCAACTTTGTAAAGCGAAGTGTAATCGGCCTCATAATCCCATCGCTGCTGAAGTCGGTTGAGCCACTCTGGTGAGAACTCAGGCGAGGGTGAGAGGAGGAGCTCTTCTAGGTGTCGCTTGAGCGCCTCTGGATCTTGAGTTGCAGGTTGGCGTTGACCGGTCTCTTCAGACCCTCTTTCAAGGAGAGCGTCGATACCAGCCATGCCTATTAATCTTGAATCAGTTTATAGGCAAAACTGTGAGGTTGAATTCGTTATGGTAAAATGAATATTGAAGTGATGAAAGCTCCAAGTTAAAACTGCCCCACCATTGACGTTGGTGATTCTGACATTCATGGCGGGACACTTGAGAGCTTACAGCTCCACTTTGACTACCCTATACCTTTCAAACACATTTTCGATCCAGATGTTTGACAGGACTAAGTCTCTAAAACTGTAGAAGACGGTGACATTAAACAGGCCTTAGTTGCAAAGACACGGTAAACTTCAAACACAGGTCACAGTCATGGATGCACAAAAGTGAATTGGTAGATCATTAATAAGACGGCTGCTATGCCCTGACTATACACGGCAACACGCGGTAAAATTACATTTCCCTTCCCTTCCGCACGTCTATCAAAAAAGTGTCCATCAAATACGCCAATTGGATCAGATTTTCATCCGCATCGCAATTCATATGCCACGATGGGTAGCATGAAGCAAGCCCTGTCATACACAATACGTAGGCATGGGCGTCGACCTGACGTGCTCAAGCAGGTAAGCTATATTCTCTCTCAACCCTCATTTCTCTTTTTTACAGACGGAGGACCTTGGCGGCGTAGTCCTCAATCAGCTGCTCAGTGGGGAATGACATCTCCTCGAGCTTCTGGGCGTAAGGGGTAGGGACCTCAGCACCGGTGACACGGGCAGCAGGGGCATCGAGGTAGTCGAAGCCGTACTCCATTGTCAAGGCGAGGATCTCAGATCCGACACCGAAGGCAGGGTAGCCAGACTCGACGGACAGGAGACGACCGGTCTTCTTGACGGACTGGATGATGGTCTCAACATCGAGAGGCTTGATGGATCGCAGGTTGAtaacctcaacctcgacaccGTACTTCTTCTTGAGGTTCTCGGCGGCAACGAGAGACTGGCCAACGGTGCGGCCGAGGGTGACAATGGTCAGGTCCTTGCCGGATCGCTCAATCTTGGCCTTACCGAAGGAAATGACGAAGTCGTCCTTCTGGGCAGCCTCGGACATGGGGAAGCTCTGTCCGTACATCAACTCGTTCTCGAGAACAACGACGGGGTTGGGGTCGCGGATGGCGGCCTTCAGGAGACCCTTGGCATCCTCGGAGTTCCAGGGAGAGACGACCTTGAGACCGGGGATGCTGCCGTACCAGGCGGAGTAGTCCTGGGAGTGCTGAGCGCCGACACCAGCAGCGAAGCCGTTGGGGCCACGGAAGGTGATGTTGCAAGGCTGGATACCACCAGACATGTAGAGGGTCTTGGCAGCAGAGTTGATGATCTGATCGATGGCCTGCATGGCGAAGTTGAAGGTCATGAACTCACACTAGATTGGTGAAGCACAACGGTTAGAGTCTCGAGCAATCACAATGCGGAAGCTGAGATACTTACGACAGGGTGAAGACCACTGAGGGCAGCACCAACAGCGAGACCACAGAAACCAGACTCAGTAATGGGAGTGTCAATGACACGCTTCTCACCGAAGCGGTCGAGAAGACCCTTGGTCACCTTGTAGGCACCGTTGTACTGAGCAACCTCCTCACCGAGAATGAAGACCTTCTCGTTctgctcaagctcctcagcGAGAGCCTCGTTGAGCGCATCTCGGACAGTGACCTCCTTGACACCAGAGCTCTGGCCGTCGGCGTAGGATCGGGTCTGGGCGGAACCGAAGACAACAGGTCGAGCAAGAGCAGCGCGAGCGATGGCAGACTGGGCGAACGAAGGGGCAGCGGGAGCGCGAAGAGCCCGGGTCGAAGCAGCTAGGCGAGCTGCGGGTCGGAGAATGCGAGACATGATGTGCGGCGGTTTGTTGAACAAGTCAATTGACCGTGGAGTCGGAGAGGAGGAGGTCGGACGGTCGACGGGAAAGAGAGAACAGAACttgaaagacaagaagcTGCAGTGGACAGCCTTCTCTTAATTCCCTGGTTGTCGACTTTGACGTGGGAATTGAAAATGGTGATGAACtgaagttggtgttgagagaTGGAACAGGTCGGGTTGAGAGAGGGAATTTCACCGAACAACGCTTTCGCTGGCCAGCTATCAGTTTTTTTTTGGGGCCAGTCGGTACGTATCGTGCCGGAACTGCGAGGTACCTAAGCCCTCACCAATTTCGGGTGACTAATGGGGTACCCGCTCACCAAAACCCCCGAGTGAGCCTCCGTTAGCTCGGGGCAGCTTTAtccctctcttgctcccCGCCTACAGCGACTTTGATGCGACCCATGCCACTCGCTGCAGCACTGTTTTCGAAGGGTAGCCTACTAGCGCTGAAGCACCTATCACAGCTCAGAACAGAACCCTCCGACCCATTTCGAAAGTCTGTTGGGGGATCCAGGGGCGCATTGGGGGACCATTTATCTCCACCAAAAACTTGAAAACTGAGTGCTTTATCTGCTTAAACACAGTCAGATGACGGTACCGGAGAAACAAGAAACCGCTAATAAGAGATCACCTCAGTATCGAATGTTGATATGATTCAATTAATGTTGTTATCATGGCCAAGCAGGCTATCAATGACAAGAAATTTGAAATTGTATGGTATGTATATTACAATTATAAGCCAGTATTGTCCCCAAACTCCTCTGCCTTCTGGATCCTCTATATCTTGAGGCCGGCCACTTCATATATGTATGCATCATCAGCCAGCATGATTTAAATGCCCTTTTATCTTCATAAGATGTTTTTGTTTTGGAATTTTGTTGTCATAAGCCTGTTGCTTTACGCAGAAGGCTTGCGAGCCACCATGAGGTACATGGGGGTGAAGAGGTGATCCCGACCACCAGCGACCAAGCAGTCGGCAGCGAGAGCCAGGCTGTCAGCAGTCTTCTTGGTTCCAGCAGGAGCAAGCTTGAATGTCTCAAGAAGGCCAGCCAGACCGTGGGCAATGGTTCGTCCCCAGGTGGTCATGCGCACAATGGTGAAGATGTCACCGACGGACTGGATGTAGCGGAGCTCACCAGCCAGGGGCCAGTACCAGGGAAGAGCATCAGGGCGCATGGCAAGATCCTCGTGGTGGAGCATCTCGAAACCAGATTCCTTGATGGCGTCAAGTCCCTCAGAGACCTTGCACATGTTGGAGATACCATCACCCTGCTCGATACCCAATCGAATCTCACGGTGGCGGAGGTTATCGTTGTCGTACTCGTCGGTCATGAGCCACTCGTACACACCGAAGACACCACCGGGCTTGAGAACTCGGAAGATCTCGCTGTAGATACCCTTAAGAGTAGGGGCGTGGCAAGTAGCCTCAATAGCATAGACGGCATCGAAGCTGTTGTCAGGGAAGGACATTTGCTGAAAGGGGTATTAGCTGGAGGTCGGGACCCGAGGATGCTGGACTGTACGAACCATAAAGTCACCCTTGACAAACTTGAGCTGGTCTGACAGACCCTCCTTGAAAGCGTAGTGGGTAGCACGCTCAATCTGGTAGTCGTTGTTGTTAAGACCAGTGATGTGGGCGCCAGTGAACTTGGCGATCTCGCGAGCGGGACCACCAACACCGCAACCGACATCGAGAACCTTCATGCCCTCCTTGATGCCAATCTGGTGAGCAAGGTAGTGCTCATGGCGGGCAATGGCCTGGTAAAAGGGCTCGCCCTGGGAGAATCGGCAGAAGTGGAAAGACTGGCCCCAGCCATACTCGTAGAGATCGGTAGCAAGGTTGTAGTAGCTGTGAACCCAAAGTCAGTCGGCAGTCCAAAAAGAGACATTCCAAGACATGGACCAAAAGGCCACGGAGAAACAGAGACAGGAATCAGATCACTTACTGTCGAGTCAAAGTGGCGTATTCAGCAGTACGGGCCTGACCGCTATGTTAGTTCCTCCTATTTGTTCATGGCGGGGCATGTCAAGGGATCATACAGCTCGCTCCTCAGGAGTCTCGTCCTCAGCGCGCTTGTTATCCCAGTGCTTGAAGTACTCGTCGACAGCAGCCTGCTTAGCAGAACCGCCCTTTCGGAACATGGCAGCAACACCTCCTCGGGCCTGGGCAGAGGTGCCGTGCATGGCCTTGTTGAAGTCGGCATCGCGCTGGTGATCCTCGCGCTCGAGGTTGGAGGCGGTAGAAGAGGCAACCATGTTGAATATGGTGTAAAGTGTTGAAGGTGAAGGTTAAGGTTGAAGAGAATCGAAGTCAAtgcaaagaagagaaggacaGCAGGCGAATTAAAGATCGATTGAAAAGTAGAAATCTAAAGGGAGTGGGTTGGTTTTAATGGCTGAAGGTTACGCAGAGGGACGGCCTGTCGCAACAAACAAATTTCAGGGCCCTCCCCTGAATTGCACAAGCCATCCCGTCTATGGGCATCCAATCTCAATTGCGAATTGAGAAGTAACAGTACGCTAAACTTGAACTGTATTAGTTCCCCTGTCTATCGCTTGGGGGTCTAAGGGGGGCCGGGTTCTTGGTCTAGGCGACCCGATAGTTTACGACCCGAAGTAATTTACGGATGCTAAGTTAATTCTCCATGACTTTGGCCTTCATGTGAAAGACAAGGACTTGAACGAGTTGTTGATTTCTTTGGAAAATCTTTGATTTGCTATTGCATTAATTGGCCAAATTATCCTTGTAATTATATCTCCTTTCGCCACAATTCGGAATTGTATGGCGGTGAGAGCGCAGCAGCTAATTGCTGGATGCTAGGAAGAGGTATCCGGAGGCTCAATTTGCGAGAAATGATACGAATACGAAAGCGTCTACGAGAACATTGTCTCTTACAACAAAATAACACTGCAAGTCATGACAACCAACTAAACAATTAGTTGTAGCCGGACAGGTTCcgtcatgatgatgatgatgatgatgatgataggTCTATCATATTACATGCAATGCTTCATCATATTTCGAACTTCTCCAAGTTTCGGATTGCCATACAAATTATTTTCGTTTTCGTATCGAACC
The window above is part of the Fusarium oxysporum f. sp. lycopersici 4287 chromosome 8, whole genome shotgun sequence genome. Proteins encoded here:
- a CDS encoding hypothetical protein (At least one base has a quality score < 10), producing the protein MANRQMARDMQVEFQARFQAKQARREAQKAAKQDPILKKQIQDLLKKGETQKAYQKAKMLLSKQALAQQMDQMADMAELSAAQIQANNSMNRMTQMMAQSSRTMNVAQKNTNPEKTLVTLEQFKQQNEEYAMSNGIYQDAITQSTSTQVGEDAVHELLGKLADDAGLELSKELNQATPSNAEPQQTNEPTAEEEDKLQQRLRALRA
- a CDS encoding pyruvate dehydrogenase E1 component subunit beta (At least one base has a quality score < 10), which produces MSRILRPAARLAASTRALRAPAAPSFAQSAIARAALARPVVFGSAQTRSYADGQSSGVKEVTVRDALNEALAEELEQNEKVFILGEEVAQYNGAYKVTKGLLDRFGEKRVIDTPITESGFCGLAVGAALSGLHPVCEFMTFNFAMQAIDQIINSAAKTLYMSGGIQPCNITFRGPNGFAAGVGAQHSQDYSAWYGSIPGLKVVSPWNSEDAKGLLKAAIRDPNPVVVLENELMYGQSFPMSEAAQKDDFVISFGKAKIERSGKDLTIVTLGRTVGQSLVAAENLKKKYGVEVEVINLRSIKPLDVETIIQSVKKTGRLLSVESGYPAFGVGSEILALTMEYGFDYLDAPAARVTGAEVPTPYAQKLEEMSFPTEQLIEDYAAKVLRL
- a CDS encoding sterol 24-C-methyltransferase; this translates as MVASSTASNLEREDHQRDADFNKAMHGTSAQARGGVAAMFRKGGSAKQAAVDEYFKHWDNKRAEDETPEERAARTAEYATLTRHYYNLATDLYEYGWGQSFHFCRFSQGEPFYQAIARHEHYLAHQIGIKEGMKVLDVGCGVGGPAREIAKFTGAHITGLNNNDYQIERATHYAFKEGLSDQLKFVKGDFMQMSFPDNSFDAVYAIEATCHAPTLKGIYSEIFRVLKPGGVFGVYEWLMTDEYDNDNLRHREIRLGIEQGDGISNMCKVSEGLDAIKESGFEMLHHEDLAMRPDALPWYWPLAGELRYIQSVGDIFTIVRMTTWGRTIAHGLAGLLETFKLAPAGTKKTADSLALAADCLVAGGRDHLFTPMYLMVARKPSA